Proteins from a single region of Desulfobacter postgatei 2ac9:
- a CDS encoding 4Fe-4S binding protein, with product MKTTPLSTRRSVQIIFSGIVVFIGIRFYLFVSCLENGVLPEIERPAGVEAFLPISALVSLKHWLYTGIINSIHPSALVLFLIICATAVVTKKGFCSWVCPIGFLSEGAAKLNGMLLKKTLRLPAIFDVLLRSLKYLIAGFFIYQIFYKMSVSSIEQFIHSPYNQFADIKMLKFFKDMSTTAFIVIVVLICLTITIRNFWCRYLCPYGALLGIIGFLSLGRIHRQPSHCIDCGRCETVCPGNIDIRQKTWINSLECSTCMSCIETCPEKKVLGFKLVPGRKSLGAMAIAIFFVLIFTAGITTAGLSGHWKNNIPLQAYLQHATPDTAPSSKTLNHISPEKMQRMILMMNQFRAQNMQNLQKSNEAQK from the coding sequence CTTGAAAACGGGGTGCTTCCAGAGATTGAAAGACCTGCCGGTGTTGAGGCTTTTTTACCTATTAGTGCCCTTGTGAGTCTAAAGCATTGGCTTTATACCGGCATCATTAACTCAATTCATCCATCAGCGCTTGTGTTGTTCCTAATCATCTGTGCCACTGCGGTGGTTACTAAAAAAGGCTTCTGCAGTTGGGTCTGCCCAATTGGCTTCTTATCAGAAGGTGCCGCCAAGCTGAACGGGATGCTGTTAAAAAAAACGCTGAGGCTGCCAGCCATTTTTGACGTTTTATTGCGCTCTTTGAAGTATTTGATCGCCGGTTTTTTTATCTATCAGATATTCTATAAAATGTCGGTCTCCAGTATAGAGCAGTTTATCCATAGCCCGTATAATCAATTTGCCGATATCAAAATGCTCAAATTTTTCAAGGATATGTCCACAACGGCTTTCATTGTTATCGTTGTGCTGATCTGCTTGACGATCACTATTCGAAATTTCTGGTGCCGGTACCTGTGTCCATACGGCGCGTTACTGGGAATTATCGGATTTTTGAGCCTGGGAAGAATTCATCGGCAGCCATCTCATTGCATTGATTGCGGCAGGTGTGAAACTGTCTGCCCCGGCAATATCGACATTCGGCAGAAAACGTGGATCAATTCCCTTGAATGCTCGACGTGTATGAGCTGCATTGAAACCTGCCCGGAAAAAAAGGTGTTGGGATTTAAGCTGGTACCAGGTCGAAAGTCCTTGGGCGCAATGGCCATCGCTATATTTTTTGTATTGATTTTTACAGCAGGAATCACTACTGCCGGATTGTCCGGGCACTGGAAGAACAACATTCCACTTCAGGCGTATTTGCAGCATGCTACACCTGATACGGCTCCGTCATCCAAAACGCTTAATCACATTAGTCCGGAAAAAATGCAGCGGATGATCCTGATGATGAACCAATTCCGGGCACAGAATATGCAGAATCTACAAAAATCAAACGAAGCTCAAAAATGA
- a CDS encoding glutamine amidotransferase-related protein: MRIHYLQHVPFEDLGMMAPVLVTGGHQLSKTQFFKSCTLPSVNDFDCLIVMGGPMGANDEPSYPWLYEEKKLIEQAVRHKKNILGICLGA, from the coding sequence ATGAGAATTCATTATCTGCAACATGTCCCATTTGAAGATCTTGGCATGATGGCTCCGGTATTAGTGACGGGCGGCCATCAGTTAAGCAAGACACAATTTTTTAAATCCTGCACACTTCCGTCAGTTAACGATTTTGACTGCTTGATTGTTATGGGAGGTCCCATGGGGGCAAATGATGAGCCTTCCTATCCCTGGCTTTATGAAGAAAAAAAGTTAATTGAGCAGGCTGTCAGGCACAAAAAAAATATCCTGGGAATCTGCCTGGGAGCTTAA
- a CDS encoding type 1 glutamine amidotransferase — protein sequence MIAQVMGANVHKNKYREIGWFDIETSKAINDTILAGIFPQQTCVFHWHGDTFDIPKGAVHIAKSQACLNQGFVFGDHIIGFNFTWNQHGRLSKADFEL from the coding sequence TTGATTGCACAGGTGATGGGGGCGAATGTCCATAAAAATAAATATCGAGAAATCGGCTGGTTTGACATAGAAACCAGCAAAGCGATCAATGATACTATTCTGGCAGGTATTTTCCCGCAGCAGACATGTGTTTTCCACTGGCATGGGGATACTTTTGATATCCCAAAAGGAGCAGTGCATATCGCAAAAAGCCAGGCCTGTCTGAACCAAGGGTTTGTTTTTGGAGATCATATTATTGGATTCAATTTCACCTGGAATCAACACGGCAGACTGTCGAAAGCCGATTTTGAACTGTAA
- a CDS encoding reverse transcriptase domain-containing protein translates to MCFVAIVNPNGGVEYKRVMKEPFSNDHLLERILSTENVHQAWKQVRANKGAPGIDGVPVDEFPDAFRKLWPKIRTDLFEGAYVPSPVLRVEIPKPDGSKRPLGIPTVLDRVIQQAIAQVMGLIFDPLFSESSCGFRPGRSAHDGVRQVKQFIGQGFKVAVDTDLSKFFDKVNHDVLMVRVARRVKDKRVLRLIGKYLRAGVMVNNRLQATPTGVPQGGPLSPLLANILLDDLDKELERRGHQFTRYADDCVPRRQTLLQ, encoded by the coding sequence ATGTGCTTTGTAGCTATAGTGAATCCGAATGGAGGAGTAGAGTACAAGCGCGTCATGAAAGAACCATTTTCAAATGATCATCTACTGGAACGTATCCTGTCAACGGAAAATGTCCACCAAGCCTGGAAACAGGTACGTGCCAACAAAGGGGCTCCCGGGATCGACGGTGTACCTGTCGATGAATTCCCGGATGCCTTCCGTAAGTTATGGCCGAAGATACGTACAGACTTATTCGAAGGGGCATACGTCCCTTCCCCTGTTCTTAGGGTGGAAATACCAAAACCGGACGGCAGTAAACGTCCACTTGGTATCCCAACAGTGCTGGATAGAGTTATCCAGCAGGCAATCGCCCAGGTCATGGGGTTAATATTTGATCCGCTATTTTCGGAATCAAGTTGCGGCTTCAGACCCGGAAGGTCGGCCCATGATGGTGTCCGGCAGGTAAAACAGTTCATAGGGCAGGGCTTTAAAGTAGCCGTTGATACCGATTTGTCGAAATTTTTTGATAAAGTGAATCATGATGTCCTTATGGTCAGGGTTGCCCGCCGGGTAAAGGATAAGCGTGTGTTAAGACTTATCGGTAAATACCTCCGGGCCGGTGTTATGGTCAACAATCGCCTTCAGGCAACACCAACCGGCGTTCCCCAGGGGGGGCCACTTTCACCACTGCTCGCTAACATTCTTCTCGATGATCTTGACAAGGAGCTGGAGAGGCGCGGTCACCAGTTTACCCGGTACGCTGACGACTGTGTGCCACGAAGGCAGACACTGTTGCAATAA
- the ltrA gene encoding group II intron reverse transcriptase/maturase, with protein sequence MLREKYKRRTRKYESTDAGHRGGATRSSDEDSVMELERRGSIDQLEVKKTTGNRRIGLNQAKPFCIPKLEVMEAYERVKANKGAAGVDGQSIEEFESNLKDNLYKLWNRMSSGSYFPPPVMRVEIPKGDGRMRPLGIPTVSDRIAQQIVKQQLEPELEKHFHPDSYGYRPEKSALDAVGKARENCWKYDWVLDLDIKGFFDNIDHDLLMKAVRYHTDDRWVLLYIERWLKAPVMMTDHTLFHPKKGTPQGGVISPLLANLFLHYAFDNWMERQCPATPFERYADDAVCHCKSLAQAEYLLRKLNERMENVGLELHPEKTKIVYCKDTDRQKDYALTSFDFLGYTFRARKSKNRWRKFFINFSPAVSNKAAKAIRQTSRKWNWPRRSDKSLEDLAHMFNPVIQGWINYYGRFYKSALYPALRCLDRRLVIWATRKYKRFRGHRRRASQWLARIARRQPNLFAHWRLLYA encoded by the coding sequence ATGCTAAGGGAGAAATACAAGCGGAGGACCCGTAAGTATGAGAGTACCGATGCAGGGCACAGGGGCGGAGCGACCCGTAGTAGTGATGAAGATTCTGTAATGGAATTGGAGCGAAGGGGAAGCATTGACCAGCTTGAAGTAAAGAAAACAACTGGAAACAGGAGGATTGGATTGAACCAAGCAAAGCCGTTTTGTATTCCTAAACTTGAGGTTATGGAGGCATATGAACGGGTTAAAGCCAACAAAGGGGCTGCCGGTGTAGACGGACAGTCAATCGAAGAGTTTGAGTCTAACTTAAAGGACAATCTTTACAAGCTCTGGAATCGGATGTCCTCCGGCAGTTATTTCCCTCCTCCGGTAATGAGGGTGGAAATACCCAAGGGAGACGGTCGAATGAGGCCGTTGGGAATACCGACAGTGTCGGACAGAATCGCTCAGCAGATAGTCAAACAGCAATTGGAGCCGGAATTGGAAAAACATTTTCATCCGGATTCGTATGGCTATCGACCGGAGAAATCTGCTTTGGATGCAGTTGGGAAAGCCCGGGAGAATTGCTGGAAATATGACTGGGTATTGGATCTTGATATTAAAGGATTTTTCGATAATATTGACCATGATCTTTTGATGAAAGCAGTTCGGTATCACACGGATGACAGATGGGTGCTTCTGTATATAGAACGGTGGCTGAAAGCCCCTGTGATGATGACAGACCACACACTATTCCATCCAAAGAAGGGAACCCCGCAAGGAGGTGTTATCAGTCCCTTGCTGGCCAATCTCTTTTTGCATTATGCATTTGACAACTGGATGGAAAGGCAGTGCCCGGCCACACCGTTTGAGCGTTATGCGGATGATGCAGTGTGCCATTGTAAAAGCCTTGCCCAGGCTGAATATTTGCTTAGAAAGCTGAATGAGCGAATGGAGAATGTGGGACTGGAATTACATCCGGAGAAGACGAAAATAGTCTACTGCAAGGATACAGACCGGCAAAAGGATTATGCCCTGACAAGTTTTGATTTTCTGGGTTATACATTTCGTGCTCGGAAATCAAAGAACCGATGGAGAAAATTCTTCATTAATTTTTCTCCTGCTGTCAGCAATAAAGCAGCAAAAGCAATTCGGCAAACCTCACGAAAGTGGAATTGGCCCAGGCGCAGTGACAAGAGCCTGGAAGATTTAGCCCACATGTTCAATCCTGTCATTCAAGGTTGGATTAACTACTATGGCAGGTTTTATAAATCTGCACTCTACCCGGCCTTAAGGTGCCTGGATCGCCGGTTGGTGATTTGGGCAACAAGGAAATACAAACGTTTTAGGGGACATCGACGAAGGGCAAGTCAGTGGCTGGCTCGAATTGCACGAAGACAGCCAAATTTGTTTGCCCATTGGAGACTACTCTATGCATAG
- a CDS encoding group II intron maturase-specific domain-containing protein, protein MSGDVHVRFCEGLRGWFPRATRLIIMVKSLSAGNRVMASIKRFLENKLRLRINEKKSKVVPVEECGFLGFVFVNGKIRWSEKSFLEFKRRLRLFTGRSWFVSMEYRYKKLAEYVRGWMNYYGISEYYRPIPLIDEWLRRRIRMCYWKQWRYTRTKVRHLLKLGTSQKQAIMTALSRRGPWHLSRTMATQSGMTNKWLSEQGLISVKDQWVKIHYPATAR, encoded by the coding sequence ATGAGCGGAGACGTTCACGTCCGGTTCTGTGAGGGCCTGAGGGGGTGGTTCCCTCGGGCTACTCGACTTATCATTATGGTAAAAAGTTTGAGTGCCGGAAACCGTGTGATGGCCAGTATCAAGAGGTTCCTTGAAAATAAGCTTCGGCTCAGGATTAATGAAAAGAAAAGCAAGGTGGTGCCTGTGGAAGAGTGTGGTTTTCTTGGTTTTGTCTTTGTAAACGGCAAAATCAGATGGAGTGAAAAATCCTTTCTGGAATTTAAACGGCGGCTACGTCTGTTTACCGGAAGGAGCTGGTTTGTATCCATGGAGTACCGGTACAAGAAGTTAGCGGAATATGTGCGCGGCTGGATGAACTATTACGGAATATCGGAGTACTATCGTCCCATCCCGTTAATAGATGAATGGCTCCGCCGCCGGATACGGATGTGCTACTGGAAACAGTGGCGGTATACCCGTACCAAAGTCCGCCACCTGCTTAAACTCGGAACCTCCCAAAAACAGGCCATAATGACCGCTCTCAGCCGAAGGGGGCCATGGCATCTTTCCAGAACCATGGCTACGCAATCGGGCATGACCAATAAATGGCTGTCTGAACAAGGGTTAATATCTGTCAAAGACCAGTGGGTGAAAATTCATTACCCGGCTACGGCCCGGTAA
- a CDS encoding Lcl C-terminal domain-containing protein, with protein MNRFLLENETVIDRQTGLMWTKNAALLDFPMSWSEALNIVKELNKSTLYGYQNWKIPNRKELLSLMSHNTINPSLPIDHPFTNVFTGYYWTSSTCARLPDQAWYIHLGGARVFKGMKYGSYMVWPVRTVESPNKSKLFQTGQKTCFDESGIIIDCHDTGQDGELQAGIEFTRDRFIKNKQTIYDNDTGLTWLRDATFHSEMTDWASAFNLISKMNTELVYGHNDWRIPNIIELESLTDISQHSPALLDGHLFNDVQEFYWSSTTSMYDTNYAWVLYMVDGSIGVGYKPLSEFYLWPVRGKEKMMIL; from the coding sequence ATGAATCGTTTTTTGTTAGAGAATGAAACTGTAATTGATAGGCAGACGGGTTTGATGTGGACAAAAAATGCCGCTTTATTAGATTTCCCCATGAGTTGGAGTGAGGCTTTAAATATTGTTAAAGAGCTCAACAAATCAACCCTTTATGGCTACCAAAATTGGAAAATCCCCAATCGTAAAGAATTATTGAGTTTGATGAGTCATAATACGATTAATCCAAGTCTGCCAATCGACCATCCTTTTACAAACGTATTTACCGGTTACTATTGGACTTCTTCAACTTGTGCAAGATTGCCTGATCAGGCATGGTACATTCATTTGGGAGGTGCCAGAGTATTCAAGGGAATGAAATATGGTTCATATATGGTTTGGCCTGTCCGAACTGTAGAAAGCCCAAATAAAAGCAAATTGTTTCAGACCGGGCAAAAGACTTGTTTTGATGAAAGCGGTATTATTATAGATTGTCATGATACCGGTCAAGATGGCGAGTTACAGGCAGGCATTGAGTTCACCAGGGATCGTTTCATAAAAAATAAACAGACTATCTATGACAATGATACAGGTCTGACATGGTTACGAGATGCAACTTTCCATAGTGAAATGACGGATTGGGCTTCGGCTTTTAATTTGATTTCAAAGATGAATACAGAACTGGTATATGGACACAATGATTGGCGAATCCCCAATATTATTGAACTGGAGAGTTTAACAGATATAAGCCAACATTCTCCAGCTTTGCTGGATGGTCATTTATTTAATGATGTACAGGAATTTTATTGGTCTTCAACCACAAGTATGTATGATACGAATTATGCATGGGTATTGTATATGGTAGACGGATCTATTGGCGTTGGATATAAGCCGTTATCGGAATTTTATCTCTGGCCTGTAAGAGGAAAAGAAAAAATGATGATCCTATGA
- a CDS encoding heavy metal translocating P-type ATPase: MSIKTQLLDINGMTCGACVRHVENAAKEVPGVKDASVNFATEKLKVSYQPEKFKIEDLTAAIKKAGYEGYPEKTENSKTFGVKGMTCAACVKRVEDAIADVKGIKSATVNLATEKVRITFSDNELDLSDIFHVVETAGYQLVEAGEEESENKKNIELKRQFTSLVVSIGFAIPLLLIAMLEMVGIPLPDFISPMHSPKTFAVSQLFLTIPIIFCGLHFYVKGYPALFRGHPNMDSLIAIGTTSAIVYSAFNTVLILTGRTDLVMHLYYETAGVIIALIKVGKYMEAVSKGKTSGAIKKLMGLQPKTAILVKEGKESIVPIEQVVPGDVLLAKPGEKIAVDGTVLEGRTSVDESMLTGESIPVDKTAGDTVTGASMNQTGTIRYRADRVGKETALAQIIQLVEEAQGSKAPIARMADIIAGYFVPVVIGIALVSSSAWFIGGAEISFALKIFIAVLVIACPCALGLATPTAIMVGTGRGASLGILIKGGQPLEIASRVKTIVFDKTGTITEGEPKVTDVIAFNGFEKNDVLQFSASAEKGSEHSLGAAIVKEYEKLDTPFHQLNDFAAVAGRGIRAKVNDRNLMLGNIEFMTENNISANDIPEADILSKEGKTVMYLALDGKLAGIIAVADVVKSDSADAIAKLHKMGIKTVMLTGDNKLTAAAIAKQVKIDEVVSQVMPGEKAENVKQLQADGSFVAMVGDGINDAPALAQSDIGFAIGSGTDVAMESAGIVLMQNSLSGVVTAIQLSRATLRNIKENLFWAFAYNTAGIPVAAGVLYLFGGPVLNPMFAAAAMAMSSVSVVTNALRLRYFKPDEGIQYPDQNIKSENKETEMKTKINIDGMSCMHCAKTVTEKLNGVEGIFSTTVNLEEKHAIVDSNSPVDEALVTQVITDAGYKVLGIEAHKQ, encoded by the coding sequence ATGAGTATTAAGACCCAACTATTAGATATCAATGGCATGACATGCGGCGCATGCGTTCGTCATGTCGAAAATGCCGCAAAAGAGGTGCCGGGCGTTAAAGACGCTTCGGTAAATTTTGCGACAGAAAAGTTGAAAGTTTCATACCAACCTGAAAAATTTAAAATAGAGGATCTAACAGCAGCAATAAAGAAAGCAGGATACGAAGGATATCCTGAGAAGACGGAAAATTCAAAGACGTTTGGCGTCAAAGGGATGACCTGCGCAGCATGTGTAAAGAGAGTAGAAGATGCAATTGCCGATGTGAAAGGGATAAAATCGGCAACAGTTAATTTGGCAACCGAGAAAGTCCGTATAACTTTTTCAGATAATGAACTGGATCTTTCTGATATTTTCCATGTGGTTGAAACAGCAGGCTACCAACTTGTGGAAGCCGGTGAAGAAGAGTCTGAAAATAAGAAAAACATAGAACTTAAACGGCAATTTACCAGCCTTGTTGTTTCCATAGGTTTTGCGATTCCATTGCTTCTTATTGCCATGCTTGAGATGGTCGGCATTCCCCTTCCGGACTTTATCAGTCCGATGCACAGCCCGAAAACGTTTGCTGTGAGTCAACTATTCCTCACGATTCCCATAATTTTTTGCGGTCTCCATTTTTATGTTAAAGGGTATCCTGCCCTTTTCAGGGGGCATCCAAATATGGATTCTCTGATCGCCATAGGTACAACCTCAGCTATCGTTTACAGTGCGTTTAATACCGTCTTGATACTGACAGGCAGGACGGACCTTGTGATGCACCTGTATTATGAAACTGCCGGGGTGATCATCGCATTAATCAAGGTTGGAAAATATATGGAGGCTGTCAGCAAAGGCAAAACATCAGGTGCGATAAAAAAACTGATGGGGTTGCAGCCTAAAACAGCTATCCTTGTGAAAGAGGGTAAGGAATCCATTGTGCCGATTGAGCAAGTTGTTCCAGGTGATGTGCTGTTGGCAAAGCCTGGAGAAAAAATTGCTGTGGACGGCACTGTCCTTGAGGGACGCACATCGGTCGATGAATCTATGTTAACAGGGGAAAGTATCCCGGTTGACAAAACAGCTGGAGATACCGTTACTGGTGCCAGCATGAATCAGACCGGAACGATTCGTTACCGCGCAGACCGAGTCGGCAAAGAAACAGCGCTTGCCCAGATCATTCAGTTGGTTGAGGAGGCCCAGGGGAGTAAGGCGCCTATTGCAAGAATGGCTGATATCATTGCCGGCTATTTTGTTCCGGTGGTTATTGGTATCGCCCTGGTTTCAAGTAGTGCCTGGTTTATCGGCGGTGCAGAAATAAGCTTTGCGCTGAAAATTTTTATTGCAGTACTTGTGATTGCCTGCCCCTGCGCCTTGGGACTTGCAACGCCAACGGCAATTATGGTCGGTACGGGACGGGGGGCTTCTCTGGGTATTTTGATCAAGGGTGGTCAACCTTTGGAAATCGCCAGCCGGGTTAAAACCATTGTGTTTGATAAAACCGGCACTATCACAGAGGGTGAACCAAAGGTGACCGATGTTATCGCATTTAACGGTTTTGAAAAAAATGACGTTTTACAGTTTTCAGCATCAGCAGAAAAAGGATCTGAACATTCTTTAGGTGCCGCCATTGTAAAAGAATATGAAAAGCTGGATACGCCCTTCCATCAGCTGAACGATTTTGCTGCAGTGGCAGGCCGGGGCATTCGGGCAAAAGTAAATGATAGAAATCTGATGCTTGGTAATATTGAATTCATGACTGAAAATAATATCTCTGCAAACGATATTCCAGAAGCCGACATCTTATCTAAGGAAGGTAAAACAGTCATGTATTTGGCATTGGATGGGAAATTAGCCGGTATCATTGCGGTTGCAGACGTCGTGAAATCCGATTCAGCGGATGCCATTGCAAAACTCCACAAGATGGGAATTAAAACGGTAATGCTGACCGGTGACAACAAACTAACGGCTGCCGCCATAGCAAAACAGGTGAAAATAGATGAAGTCGTATCGCAGGTCATGCCTGGCGAAAAAGCGGAGAACGTTAAACAACTTCAAGCTGACGGCTCGTTTGTGGCTATGGTTGGCGATGGTATAAACGATGCACCTGCATTGGCTCAGTCAGATATTGGATTCGCAATTGGATCTGGAACCGATGTGGCTATGGAATCTGCAGGTATTGTTTTAATGCAGAACAGCCTGAGTGGCGTTGTGACAGCAATACAACTGAGCCGGGCGACTTTACGGAATATAAAAGAGAATCTGTTTTGGGCATTTGCCTACAATACAGCGGGGATTCCCGTGGCAGCAGGCGTTCTATATTTATTTGGAGGACCGGTATTGAACCCGATGTTTGCTGCTGCAGCCATGGCAATGAGTTCTGTATCAGTTGTAACCAATGCCTTGAGATTAAGATATTTTAAACCGGATGAAGGAATACAGTATCCTGATCAAAATATAAAATCTGAAAACAAGGAGACGGAAATGAAAACAAAAATCAACATTGATGGTATGAGTTGTATGCATTGTGCAAAAACCGTAACAGAGAAACTCAATGGTGTAGAGGGGATTTTTTCAACCACGGTTAATCTTGAAGAAAAGCATGCGATTGTGGACTCAAATTCTCCCGTGGACGAGGCTCTTGTTACCCAGGTGATAACTGATGCGGGTTACAAAGTCTTGGGAATTGAAGCACATAAGCAATAA
- a CDS encoding metal-sensitive transcriptional regulator produces the protein MNPGYKDQIPSLNRIEGQIKGIKKMVEDRRYCVDILTQLKAVKAAVHKVEQEILKSHMQHCLMHAVQSKNENDILEKIEELMQLLSKRI, from the coding sequence ATGAACCCCGGATATAAAGACCAGATACCCAGTTTAAATCGTATTGAAGGACAGATTAAAGGTATCAAAAAAATGGTAGAGGACCGCCGGTACTGTGTTGACATTTTAACTCAGCTCAAAGCAGTTAAAGCGGCTGTTCACAAAGTCGAGCAGGAGATACTCAAATCACATATGCAGCATTGCTTAATGCATGCAGTGCAGTCAAAAAATGAAAACGATATTTTAGAAAAGATTGAAGAATTAATGCAGCTCTTAAGCAAGCGAATATAA
- a CDS encoding Spy/CpxP family protein refolding chaperone, which yields MTNHSIKKVFILGTILLLTGFAAYAFAHGSGYNMGGGYHRGGYGMMNGSHMGGHMWNDLSVEDQQMMHDQMNKFFSETQEVRSEYYQKRVELNKEYSKPEKDQAKIDALEKELFDLSSKIEKKRFDHKREMQKLFSDKAPGFNYGMGRGGHGYGGCF from the coding sequence ATGACTAATCATTCAATCAAAAAAGTTTTTATTCTCGGAACCATCCTTCTTCTTACCGGTTTTGCAGCCTATGCATTTGCCCATGGCAGTGGCTATAACATGGGGGGCGGCTATCACAGAGGTGGTTACGGCATGATGAATGGCTCCCATATGGGCGGCCACATGTGGAATGATCTGTCCGTGGAAGATCAGCAGATGATGCACGACCAGATGAATAAATTTTTCTCAGAAACTCAGGAGGTTAGAAGTGAATATTACCAGAAACGCGTCGAATTGAATAAGGAATATTCAAAGCCTGAGAAAGACCAGGCTAAAATAGACGCGTTAGAAAAAGAACTGTTTGATCTGTCTTCAAAGATTGAAAAAAAACGTTTTGACCATAAAAGAGAAATGCAGAAGCTTTTTTCTGACAAAGCCCCTGGTTTTAATTACGGCATGGGCAGGGGTGGACACGGATACGGCGGCTGTTTCTAA
- a CDS encoding SHOCT domain-containing protein has protein sequence MMKNIISLGIWVLAILFVFTGSSIAGWGNTQAFYPGAHMMGGGYMGWSMIFFWVILLVILILVVRWIIKLSQSDNAHQTALDLLKKRLANGEIDIEEFKEKSKFL, from the coding sequence ATGATGAAAAATATAATTTCCCTTGGCATATGGGTATTAGCCATACTATTTGTATTTACAGGAAGTTCCATTGCCGGATGGGGTAACACCCAGGCCTTCTATCCAGGCGCTCACATGATGGGCGGCGGATATATGGGCTGGTCGATGATTTTTTTCTGGGTAATCCTTCTGGTTATATTAATCCTTGTTGTCCGGTGGATAATTAAGCTGAGCCAGTCAGACAATGCCCATCAGACCGCGTTGGATTTATTGAAAAAACGATTGGCAAATGGTGAAATTGATATCGAAGAATTTAAAGAAAAAAGCAAATTTTTATG